The sequence below is a genomic window from Cinclus cinclus unplaced genomic scaffold, bCinCin1.1 SCAFFOLD_214, whole genome shotgun sequence.
CCTTCAAACCCCGGGACCAAAGAATTCCAGCCTGGTTTGGGTCGGAGGGACTTTAAAACCCACCCTAATCCACGCCCAATCCACTTCCCAGAGATGTCCGAGCTCTGTCGCACCTGGCACATCCCCAGGTGCCACCAGGGCAGCTCCCGCGGGGATAATTCGGGCTTCCGGGTCTCCGATTTTGTTCGTCgcccctttccccctcccagtcgccccttttcccctcccagtcgccctttcccctcccagtGCAAGCGCTCCGGGCTCTCACCTGCAGGAAGAGGCTCGGGGGCTGCTGGAATttcccctccatctcccagaTGAGGGTGTCCAGCTGCGACAGCTCCTCCGAGACCTTGGCCAGCGCCTGGTCCTGGGCTCGGCCCATGGCCCCGTCCAGGCTCCCgagctgctccaggaggagccgctcctgctcctccaggacCCGCCGCAATTCCTGGAATTCCCGCACCATCCTCTGCCCCTCGCTCCTGGCTTTGTCCTgccggggaggggaggggagggaaggggaggggagggggtggcagcagggccGAGACCCCTCCTGTCGTTCCCTGCCCAGTGCTCCCTGAGCCAAATTCAGGAGATTCGGCCTCAAAACGCCGCTGGGGCCGAGGGAGAGACCCAGGGAGAGAccgcccccccccgcccccagcTTTTCTCACCTGGTGAAAGCTCCTCCAAGCGCCGGATTTTCGGCTCTCCaggtatttttctctctcctccttcaAAGCCTGGAGGCAGTTTTGgatctgctcctgcagggagaTAAAACCTGAGCTCGGAGGGGCTGAGAAAAATCCATTTCCCCACCAAAATTTCCTCTGTCTCTCGTCTGAGACGGGAGACGCTTTGCCCAAGAACCACGAGGAGCTGAGCCCGAGCCAACCCTGCatgcagggagggctgggagccccAGATAAGAGATTTCTCCCCCCAAAAACCACTCCTGGCCTCCGGAGATTTGAGTTCTGGGATAAAGATCTCCGTCTTTAACAAGCCCAGGcggatttcttttttttttttttttttagcaggtGCTTATATCTACAAGAACCGGTGTCGATTCTTTAAACTTTTTTAAGTTTAtataagatttctttttttgcaggataagaggaaaggagcagaaaagtGGTTTATAAAGTAGCTGTAACTGAACAAACGAAcataatttatattcatttgAAACGGAACAAACAGAGAGGGTTTGAACCCTTGAGAGCGGAATAAAACCACCGGGGAAAAGAGGAGCGTTTAGAGGCGCTGTCACACACCCTCTGGGGATTGAAATCGCCACCGAGGGATTTAAACCCgcccatccccattccccacgaggaaaatctgaagtttaggagagttgggtttttttgttgttgttgttgtttttttgttttgttttgttttgttttgttttgttttgttttgtttttccccgCCACCAGCACCCTCACGGGGGTTACCTCGTACTCCTGGGCGGCTTCCTCGGCGGGCACGACTCGGTGCAGGCGGCAGCGGCCGCACACGAGGCACAGCAGCGCCCGCTCCTCGCGGCAGAAGAAGCGCAGCGGCTGCCGGTGCCTCCCGCACAAGGTCCCGGGCACGGCCGGGAGCATCCCCCGGGCGATGTCCGCGATGTGCCCGAGCTCGCGGTTGGGTCTGAGGCTCCGCTCCGGGGCCGCGTCCCGGCACCGCGGGCACGGGAAGAGATCCCGGGAGTTCTCCCAGCAGCGCTCGATGCAGCCCCGGCAGAAGTTGTGGCCGCAGGGGATGGACACGGGGTCCTGGAAGAGCTCCAGGCACACGGGACACGAGGCCTCGgcgaggagctgctgggcagggctgggcccCGCCATGGGgcagcgggaggaggaggagggtgtgCTTCCTCCCTCTGGGATATTCGGGAtatgaagaggaggaggaggaggagggtgtgCTTCCTCCCTTTGAGATATTTgggacaggaggaggaggagggtgtgCTTCCTCCCTCCGGGAtatgaggaggatgaggaggagggtGTGCTTCCTCCCTTTGGGAtatgaggaggatgaggaggagggtGTGCTTCCTCCCTTTGGGatatgaggaggaggaggaggaagagggtgTGCTTCCTCCCTTTGGGatatgaggaggaggaggaggagggtgtgCTTCCTCCCTCCGGGAtatgaggaggaggatgaggagggtgTGCTTCCTCCCTTTGGGATatgtggaggaggaggaggaggaggaagagggtgTGCTTCCTCCCTTTGGGatatgaggaggaggaggaggaggagggtgtgCTTCCTCCCTCCGGGAtatgaggaggaggatgaggagggtgTGCTTCCTCCCTTTGGGATatgtggaggaggaggaggaggaggaagagggtgTGCTTCCTCCCTCCGGGatatgaggaggaggaggaagagggtgTGCTTCCTCCCTTTGGGatatgaggaggaggaggaggagggtgtgCTTCCTCCCTCGGGGatatgaggaggaggaggaggagggtgtgCTTCCTCCCTCCGGGatatgaggaggaggaggaggaaggtgtGCTTCCTCCCTCCGGGATGTCGGATATTTGGGATTTGCTGCCTGAGAGGGATGAagaagagctgggaaagggaggtgcttcctcctcctcctcgtttcctcctctcttcctcttcctaGCCCCTTCCTTACCTcttcctcacctcctcctcctagtttcttcctcttcctcctcactgcatcctcctcctctcttctcccttctcgttttttccttcttgcttccTTCTCACgcctccttttttcttctccctctttttcccattctttttcttcctcttcctctccttccttctcctcctcctcggtGCCTCTGAAGGAGCAGATGTGGGGGGGGCTGATAAGGCCGGAGCCAGGGCGGGGCTGCGGAGAAATCACGTGAAACAGAGGGGGAAATACGGGaagattaaaaattatatttaaaaaaaatgacgGAAGAAGGGCTGAGATGTACTGAAAGCGTCGGAGTGTCGGcagaaaaaataaggaaaaaaaagaaaggaaagaggaaaagaaaaaacggGAAGGTGTTTCTGCCCGGTTTCGAACCGGGGACCTTTCGCGTGTGAGGCGAACGTGATAACCACTACACTACAGAAACGCCGTGTCGGGATGATCGCCCCGTCGTGTTACGGCCGCTCTCAGATCACCGGGATCCCGCGTCCGATCCGAGGAGCTCgggaaaaatgcagaaagaaaaggcatttctggttaaagaaaagaaaaaacaaaacaaacaaaacaaaacaagacgAAAACCTGCTCGAGCGCCCCGCGCGGGACTCGAACCGGCGGCTCCGGGGCTCGGAGCGCCCCGcgctgggctgagctggggccTGCCCCGCCCCTCAGCGCTCCAGTCCTCCAAGAGCAACGAGTCGCGTGGGCGGACAAACCCCGGAGGAAGTGGCGCGCCTGACACCGCCCCCCGTTGCTCGGCAACCGGAGCCCACTTCCTGTCACGTGGCGCAGAAGGGGCGGTACCCGCGGCGGAAGGCGGAAGTGCCGCGGCGTTTCCCGTCTCtggcggagccgccgccgggCGAGCGCGGCCGGGGGGATCCAGCGGGGACCGGGCGGGACCCGGCGGGCACCGAGCGGCTTCTCCGGCACCGGCCGCGGCCGCGAGGGCGCGGGGGGGACACCGGCACGGGCGGCGGCGAGCGCGGCGCGGGTATCGGTGACGCCCGGTGAGGCCTAGAGGGGCCCAGGCCGGCGGGGAGGGCCCGGCCCGGGGTGGGCAGCGGGGGCCTTGAGGCCTCCGCCGGGGCCTGGCCGGGTCTCGGGGGCTTTGGCCGAACCGGGGGCGTCGGAGCGAGACCCACCGCGGGTGGGGGGACCGGGGGGCCGGCAGGGGAGGGGGCGCCGGCAGAGCCCGGGGGGGCAGCGGGCGGCTGAGCTGGGCCGGGGGCGCTGCGGGGCCCGGCGGGAGCCGcggaagaggaggaggaggaggaagaggaagcgCGGCGGTAGCAGGGTCTCGACCCCCGGCATGGCGGCCCCCGCGGCGCTGGGCGGCCCCGGCTCCCGGCCGGACCCAGTGGAGACGCTGCAGGAGGAGGCGATTTGCGCCATTTGCCTCGACTACTTCGCCGACCCGGTGTCCATCGGCTGCGGCCACAATTTCTGCCGCGGCTGCATCTCCCGGCTATGGGCCCGCGGCGGCCCCGAGCCCCCCACGGGCGGCTCCGAGGGCGGCTCCGAGCTGGAGGAGGACGAGGACGAGGACGAGCTGGAGGAAGATGAGCTGGAcgtggagcaggaggaggaggaggacgtGGCCGGCGTGGACGAGGAGGAAGACGACGACatgtgggaggaggaggaggaggaggaggaggaggaagccgAGCTCTGGGAAGACCCCGCGGAGGacgaagaggaggaggaggaggaagaagccaCGGCATGGGCGGGGGGCGCGCAGGGGGGGCTTTACTTCGGGGACGAGGACTATGACGAGGACGTGATGGAGGAAGacgtggaggaggaggaggaggaggaagcggaggaggaggaagaggaggacgaggaggagcgGCCGCCTCCCCCCGCGTCCCCCCGGCGCCCCCCGGTTTTCACGTGCCCCCAGTGCCGCAAGACGTTCCTGCAGCGCAGCTTCCGCCCCAACCTGCAGCTCGCCAACATGGTGCAGATCATCCGGCAGCTGCACCCGCGGCCCCAGCGCCCCGCggggcccgggcccggccccgccccggcgcCCGGGGGCCCCCCCGAGCTGTGCGAGAAGCACCAGGAGCCGCTGAAGCTGTTCTGCGAGGTGGACGAGGCAGCGATCTGCGTGGTGTGCCGGGAGGCCCGAGGGCACAAACACCACAGCGTGGTGCCCCTGGACGAGGTGGTGCAGGACTGCAAGGTGGGGCCCGCTCGGGGGAGGGGGGTTTTGGGAGGGTTTTTGGAGGGTTTGTGACACTGGAAGGGTCCGGCCGGACCAGCTCagtgactgggaatgggggggggtGTTTGGGGGGCTGGACAGCCCAGTTTGGGGCAAAGGCCAGGTTAGGGTGGGGAAAGGGCCAGGTTAGGACGGGGAAGGgccttttccatctcttttggGGGGAAAGAACGGtgcaaaggctgcaggagcaggaagaggGGATGGGTTGGGATGGAGGAGGCGTCCGGGGGGGCTGTGCCCAACCCCCAGTGCAGTCAGGGAGGGAAACAGGACTGGAcgggatggggtgggggggttgtgAGGGCAGGAATGCCGGGATCTGCGAGGCCTGAgctcctccctttccctcagAACAAGCTCCAGAGCCACCTGGAGCCGCTCCGGAAGCAGCTGGACGCGGTGCTGAAGCAGAAATCCAGTGAGGAGGAGAAAATCTCCGTGCTGAAGGTGAGGACTGGCTGATCCCGAGGCCTTCTCCCGATTCTGCGGCTTCCCAACTTCTGCTCCACCACAACCAACCAGTGCCAGGGCACCAAGATCCTGTTTTCTCAGCCCTAGGGATGGTGGAGGTTAAAAACCCTCCCTCAAGCCCAATTTGAGGGGACAGAGCTCCAGCTAAGAGTTGTTGGaattcccttcccacccaccctccctttccctttaagatttttaaaaacccgCTTCACCCTGGATGGAATTCCCCAGCAGCCGCCCCATTCCTGACAAAACCTCCCCCGAATCCTCCCGTTTCCCCTCCATTTTGTTTAACCCTTCCCCTCCCCGTATTCCCGGGCCGTTCCCAGCACGGACCccgtgggtttttttttggttttttttttttccccgccccccccccccccccccacccccggcaGGAGCAGATGCAGGTGGAgatgcaggagctggaggcGGATTTCGAGGTGCTGCACCGGTTCCTGGCGGgggagcaggtgctgctgctgaggcagctgcaggagcgCCACGAGGCGCTGCTGGCGCGGCAGCGGCGCAACCTGGGGGCCCTGGAGGAGCGGAGCTCGGCGCTGCGGCGCCTCATCGGCGACGCCGAGGCTGCGGGCCGGCAGGacgggctgcagctgctcaagGTGTTGGGGGGGACGGGGGGGGTTTGGGAGAAAATGGGATTTGAGGGGCGGTTGGGATAAGATGCTGTGGTAGAGTCCGGGTCGCTcgcttggggttttttttttttttttttttttttttgagtttgttctctggggaggggggaaaaaatgattggggggggggggggggtgttttaATCCAGCCACCTGGATTCTTGTTTGTTGAGGTTTGCAA
It includes:
- the TRIM41 gene encoding E3 ubiquitin-protein ligase TRIM41 isoform X1, which encodes MAAPAALGGPGSRPDPVETLQEEAICAICLDYFADPVSIGCGHNFCRGCISRLWARGGPEPPTGGSEGGSELEEDEDEDELEEDELDVEQEEEEDVAGVDEEEDDDMWEEEEEEEEEEAELWEDPAEDEEEEEEEEATAWAGGAQGGLYFGDEDYDEDVMEEDVEEEEEEEAEEEEEEDEEERPPPPASPRRPPVFTCPQCRKTFLQRSFRPNLQLANMVQIIRQLHPRPQRPAGPGPGPAPAPGGPPELCEKHQEPLKLFCEVDEAAICVVCREARGHKHHSVVPLDEVVQDCKNKLQSHLEPLRKQLDAVLKQKSSEEEKISVLKEQMQVEMQELEADFEVLHRFLAGEQVLLLRQLQERHEALLARQRRNLGALEERSSALRRLIGDAEAAGRQDGLQLLKDIKGTFIRCENIKFQEPEMVPVDVGKKFRNCFLQDVVMRKMEKVFSKVPQADVTLDPSTAHPRLSLSLDRRSVRLSERRQEPAGSARRSDGDLCVLGAPGFSAGRHYWEVEVGGRRGWAVGAARETTRHRHKGASGGSSAAPKREIWAVGTSGKKYQALTATEQTALAPGEQPRRFGVYLDYERGQLCFYNAESMSHIHTFHICCRERVFPFFRILAKGTRIKICT
- the TRIM41 gene encoding E3 ubiquitin-protein ligase TRIM41 isoform X3 — encoded protein: MAAPAALGGPGSRPDPVETLQEEAICAICLDYFADPVSIGCGHNFCRGCISRLWARGGPEPPTGGSEGGSELEEDEDEDELEEDELDEEEEATAWAGGAQGGLYFGDEDYDEDVMEEDVEEEEEEEAEEEEEEDEEERPPPPASPRRPPVFTCPQCRKTFLQRSFRPNLQLANMVQIIRQLHPRPQRPAGPGPGPAPAPGGPPELCEKHQEPLKLFCEVDEAAICVVCREARGHKHHSVVPLDEVVQDCKNKLQSHLEPLRKQLDAVLKQKSSEEEKISVLKEQMQVEMQELEADFEVLHRFLAGEQVLLLRQLQERHEALLARQRRNLGALEERSSALRRLIGDAEAAGRQDGLQLLKDIKGTFIRCENIKFQEPEMVPVDVGKKFRNCFLQDVVMRKMEKVFSKVPQADVTLDPSTAHPRLSLSLDRRSVRLSERRQEPAGSARRSDGDLCVLGAPGFSAGRHYWEVEVGGRRGWAVGAARETTRHRHKGASGGSSAAPKREIWAVGTSGKKYQALTATEQTALAPGEQPRRFGVYLDYERGQLCFYNAESMSHIHTFHICCRERVFPFFRILAKGTRIKICT
- the TRIM41 gene encoding E3 ubiquitin-protein ligase TRIM41 isoform X2, with the translated sequence MAAPAALGGPGSRPDPVETLQEEAICAICLDYFADPVSIGCGHNFCRGCISRLWARGGPEPPTGGSEGGSELEEDEDEDELEEDELDVEQEEEEDVAGVDEEEDDDMWEEEEEEEEEEAELWEDPAEDEEEEEEEEATAWAGGAQGGLYFGDEDYDEDVMEEDVEEEEEEEAEEEEEEDEEERPPPPASPRRPPVFTCPQCRKTFLQRSFRPNLQLANMVQIIRQLHPRPQRPAGPGPGPAPAPGGPPELCEKHQEPLKLFCEVDEAAICVVCREARGHKHHSVVPLDEVVQDCKNKLQSHLEPLRKQLDAVLKQKSSEEEKISVLKMQVEMQELEADFEVLHRFLAGEQVLLLRQLQERHEALLARQRRNLGALEERSSALRRLIGDAEAAGRQDGLQLLKDIKGTFIRCENIKFQEPEMVPVDVGKKFRNCFLQDVVMRKMEKVFSKVPQADVTLDPSTAHPRLSLSLDRRSVRLSERRQEPAGSARRSDGDLCVLGAPGFSAGRHYWEVEVGGRRGWAVGAARETTRHRHKGASGGSSAAPKREIWAVGTSGKKYQALTATEQTALAPGEQPRRFGVYLDYERGQLCFYNAESMSHIHTFHICCRERVFPFFRILAKGTRIKICT
- the LOC134057586 gene encoding zinc finger protein RFP-like isoform X3, which codes for MAGPSPAQQLLAEASCPVCLELFQDPVSIPCGHNFCRGCIERCWENSRDLFPCPRCRDAAPERSLRPNRELGHIADIARGMLPAVPGTLCGRHRQPLRFFCREERALLCLVCGRCRLHRVVPAEEAAQEYEEQIQNCLQALKEEREKYLESRKSGAWRSFHQDKARSEGQRMVREFQELRRVLEEQERLLLEQLGSLDGAMGRAQDQALAKVSEELSQLDTLIWEMEGKFQQPPSLFLQDIQQLLDSCERMKFHPPAEISPDLERSLEDFIQRNILVRGALRRCQDSLMFLLQEPDPSRTSGTGRTGPIRLLRGTGASPPSPTPLTLSLLPQPTSPWTRARLIPTCTSRRTGRKRGGTWCQGTCGTTPSASTSSPACWLGGASPRGGIFGRWRWGRAGCGRWACSGNPPAGGAP